A DNA window from Vanacampus margaritifer isolate UIUO_Vmar chromosome 19, RoL_Vmar_1.0, whole genome shotgun sequence contains the following coding sequences:
- the LOC144039067 gene encoding heterogeneous nuclear ribonucleoprotein Q-like isoform X2, with translation MASDHVNGNGTEEPMETAAATATASRSEHFQALLEADLPQKVAEKLDELYIAGLVAHSDLDERAIEALKEFNEEGALQVLLQFKESDLSHVQNKSAYLCGVMKTYRQREKQGAKVADATKGPDEAKIKELLDRTLYTLDVTTGQRKYGGPPPESVYTGVQPTVGTEIFVGKIPRDLFEDELVPRFEKAGPIWDLRLMMDPLSGLNRGYAFVTFCTKEAAQEAVKLCNNCEIRPGKHIGVCISVANNRLFVGSIPKSKTKEQIEEEFSKVTEGLSDVILYHQADDKKKNRGFCFLEYEDHKTAAQARRRLMSGKVKVWNNVVTVEWADPIEDPDPEVMAKVKVLFVRNLANSVTEEILETSFSQFGKVDRVKKLKDYAFVHFEERDGAVKALAEMNGKELEGEPVEIVFAKPPDQKRKERKVQRQAAKMQMYDDYYYYSPPQHMPPPGRGRGRGGRRGVGSYMYTPDYYGYEDYYDYYGYDYNNYRGGGYDDPYYGYDEFQAPARGRGGSSRGARGGASPGRGRGGEAGPPRGRAGFSQRGGLGPGPVRGCRGARGSVQPRGRGGQGEGVWADDDASP, from the exons ATGGCCTCTGATCACGTCAACGGGAACGGAACAGAGGAACCGATGGAGACGGCGGCGGCAACAGCAACAGCCTCGCGCTCAGAACATTTCCAGGCCTTGTTGGAAGCTGACTTGCCTCAGAAAGTGGCCGAGAAGCTCGATGAGCTCTACATTGCAG GTCTGGTCGCACACAGCGACCTGGACGAAAGAGCCATCGAGGCTCTCAAGGAGTTCAATGAGGAAGGAGCCCTGCAGGTTCTGCTCCAGTTTAAAGAGAGCGACCTGTCCCACGTTCAG AACAAAAGTGCCTACCTGTGCGGAGTGATGAAGACGTACAGGCAGCGCGAGAAACAAGGGGCCAAGGTCGCCGATGCTACCAAAGGACCCGATGAGGCCAAAATCAAAGAACTCTTGGACAGAACCTTATACACTCTCGATGTGACAACGGGCCAGCGCAAGTATGGCGGACCTCCGCCCGAGTCTGTGTACACGGGGGTTCAACCCACCGTGGGAACAGAG ATATTTGTGGGCAAGATCCCCCGAGACCTATTTGAAGATGAGCTGGTTCCTCGCTTTGAGAAGGCGGGGCCCATCTGGGACCTTCGGCTCATGATGGACCCTCTGAGCGGCCTGAACCGAGGCTACGCTTTTGTGACATTCTGCACCAAGGAGGCCGCACAGGAGGCTGTCAAGCTG TGCAACAATTGCGAGATCCGCCCCGGCAAGCACATCGGCGTGTGCATCTCGGTGGCCAACAACCGCCTGTTTGTGGGCTCCATCCCCAAAAGCAAAACCAAGGAGCAGATCGAGGAAGAGTTCTCCAAGGTCACAG AGGGCCTCAGCGACGTCATCCTGTACCATCAGGCCGACGACAAGAAGAAGAATCGAGGTTTCTGCTTCTTGGAGTACGAAGACCACAAAACGGCCGCTCAGGCCAGGCGCCGCCTGATGAGCGGAAAGGTGAAGGTTTGGAACAACGTGGTGACGGTGGAGTGGGCCGACCCCATCGAGGACCCGGACCCCGAAGTCATGGCTAAG GTGAAAGTGTTGTTTGTGCGCAATCTGGCTAACAGCGTCACCGAGGAGATCCTGGAGACGAGCTTCAGTCAATTTGGAAAAGTAGATCGAGTGAAAAAGCTCAAAGACTACGCTTTTGTTCACTTTGAAGAGCGCGACGGCGCCGTCAAG GCGCTGGCTGAGATGAACGGCAAGGAGCTGGAAGGAGAGCCCGTCGAAATCGTCTTTGCCAAGCCGCCGGATCAGAAGAGGAAGGAACGCAAAGTTCAGCGGCAAGCGGCCAAGATGCAAAT GTATGACgactattattattactccCCCCCGCAACACATGCCGCCTCCCGGCAGAGGAAGGGGCCGAGGCGGCAGACGTGGTGTCGGCAGCTACATGTACACACCCGACTACTACGGCTACGAGGACTACTACGACTACTATGGCTACGATTACAACAACTACCGCGGCGGCGGTTACGATGACCCCTACTACGGCTACGACGAGTTCCAGGCCCCCGCCCGGGGCCGCGGCGGCAGCAGCAGGGGCGCCAGGGGCGGCGCCTCCCCGGGACGAGGGCGCGGCGGCGAAGCTGGCCCTCCCCGAGGCCGAGCCGGCTTCTCTCAACGCGGCGGGTTGGGACCCGGACCTGTCCGCGGATGCCGCGGCGCCAGAGGCTCCGTGCAGCCGCGAGGGCGAGGAGGG CAGGGGGAAGGCGTCTGGGCCGACGACGATGCGTCGCCGTGA
- the LOC144039067 gene encoding heterogeneous nuclear ribonucleoprotein Q-like isoform X3, which produces MASDHVNGNGTEEPMETAAATATASRSEHFQALLEADLPQKVAEKLDELYIAGLVAHSDLDERAIEALKEFNEEGALQVLLQFKESDLSHVQNKSAYLCGVMKTYRQREKQGAKVADATKGPDEAKIKELLDRTLYTLDVTTGQRKYGGPPPESVYTGVQPTVGTEIFVGKIPRDLFEDELVPRFEKAGPIWDLRLMMDPLSGLNRGYAFVTFCTKEAAQEAVKLCNNCEIRPGKHIGVCISVANNRLFVGSIPKSKTKEQIEEEFSKVTEGLSDVILYHQADDKKKNRGFCFLEYEDHKTAAQARRRLMSGKVKVWNNVVTVEWADPIEDPDPEVMAKVKVLFVRNLANSVTEEILETSFSQFGKVDRVKKLKDYAFVHFEERDGAVKALAEMNGKELEGEPVEIVFAKPPDQKRKERKVQRQAAKMQMYDDYYYYSPPQHMPPPGRGRGRGGRRGVGSYMYTPDYYGYEDYYDYYGYDYNNYRGGGYDDPYYGYDEFQAPARGRGGSSRGARGGASPGRGRGGEAGPPRGRAGFSQRGGLGPGPVRGCRGARGSVQPRGRGGGEGVWADDDASP; this is translated from the exons ATGGCCTCTGATCACGTCAACGGGAACGGAACAGAGGAACCGATGGAGACGGCGGCGGCAACAGCAACAGCCTCGCGCTCAGAACATTTCCAGGCCTTGTTGGAAGCTGACTTGCCTCAGAAAGTGGCCGAGAAGCTCGATGAGCTCTACATTGCAG GTCTGGTCGCACACAGCGACCTGGACGAAAGAGCCATCGAGGCTCTCAAGGAGTTCAATGAGGAAGGAGCCCTGCAGGTTCTGCTCCAGTTTAAAGAGAGCGACCTGTCCCACGTTCAG AACAAAAGTGCCTACCTGTGCGGAGTGATGAAGACGTACAGGCAGCGCGAGAAACAAGGGGCCAAGGTCGCCGATGCTACCAAAGGACCCGATGAGGCCAAAATCAAAGAACTCTTGGACAGAACCTTATACACTCTCGATGTGACAACGGGCCAGCGCAAGTATGGCGGACCTCCGCCCGAGTCTGTGTACACGGGGGTTCAACCCACCGTGGGAACAGAG ATATTTGTGGGCAAGATCCCCCGAGACCTATTTGAAGATGAGCTGGTTCCTCGCTTTGAGAAGGCGGGGCCCATCTGGGACCTTCGGCTCATGATGGACCCTCTGAGCGGCCTGAACCGAGGCTACGCTTTTGTGACATTCTGCACCAAGGAGGCCGCACAGGAGGCTGTCAAGCTG TGCAACAATTGCGAGATCCGCCCCGGCAAGCACATCGGCGTGTGCATCTCGGTGGCCAACAACCGCCTGTTTGTGGGCTCCATCCCCAAAAGCAAAACCAAGGAGCAGATCGAGGAAGAGTTCTCCAAGGTCACAG AGGGCCTCAGCGACGTCATCCTGTACCATCAGGCCGACGACAAGAAGAAGAATCGAGGTTTCTGCTTCTTGGAGTACGAAGACCACAAAACGGCCGCTCAGGCCAGGCGCCGCCTGATGAGCGGAAAGGTGAAGGTTTGGAACAACGTGGTGACGGTGGAGTGGGCCGACCCCATCGAGGACCCGGACCCCGAAGTCATGGCTAAG GTGAAAGTGTTGTTTGTGCGCAATCTGGCTAACAGCGTCACCGAGGAGATCCTGGAGACGAGCTTCAGTCAATTTGGAAAAGTAGATCGAGTGAAAAAGCTCAAAGACTACGCTTTTGTTCACTTTGAAGAGCGCGACGGCGCCGTCAAG GCGCTGGCTGAGATGAACGGCAAGGAGCTGGAAGGAGAGCCCGTCGAAATCGTCTTTGCCAAGCCGCCGGATCAGAAGAGGAAGGAACGCAAAGTTCAGCGGCAAGCGGCCAAGATGCAAAT GTATGACgactattattattactccCCCCCGCAACACATGCCGCCTCCCGGCAGAGGAAGGGGCCGAGGCGGCAGACGTGGTGTCGGCAGCTACATGTACACACCCGACTACTACGGCTACGAGGACTACTACGACTACTATGGCTACGATTACAACAACTACCGCGGCGGCGGTTACGATGACCCCTACTACGGCTACGACGAGTTCCAGGCCCCCGCCCGGGGCCGCGGCGGCAGCAGCAGGGGCGCCAGGGGCGGCGCCTCCCCGGGACGAGGGCGCGGCGGCGAAGCTGGCCCTCCCCGAGGCCGAGCCGGCTTCTCTCAACGCGGCGGGTTGGGACCCGGACCTGTCCGCGGATGCCGCGGCGCCAGAGGCTCCGTGCAGCCGCGAGGGCGAGGAGGG GGGGAAGGCGTCTGGGCCGACGACGATGCGTCGCCGTGA
- the LOC144039067 gene encoding heterogeneous nuclear ribonucleoprotein Q-like isoform X1, whose protein sequence is MASDHVNGNGTEEPMETAAATATASRSEHFQALLEADLPQKVAEKLDELYIAGLVAHSDLDERAIEALKEFNEEGALQVLLQFKESDLSHVQNKSAYLCGVMKTYRQREKQGAKVADATKGPDEAKIKELLDRTLYTLDVTTGQRKYGGPPPESVYTGVQPTVGTEIFVGKIPRDLFEDELVPRFEKAGPIWDLRLMMDPLSGLNRGYAFVTFCTKEAAQEAVKLCNNCEIRPGKHIGVCISVANNRLFVGSIPKSKTKEQIEEEFSKVTEGLSDVILYHQADDKKKNRGFCFLEYEDHKTAAQARRRLMSGKVKVWNNVVTVEWADPIEDPDPEVMAKVKVLFVRNLANSVTEEILETSFSQFGKVDRVKKLKDYAFVHFEERDGAVKALAEMNGKELEGEPVEIVFAKPPDQKRKERKVQRQAAKMQMYDDYYYYSPPQHMPPPGRGRGRGGRRGVGSYMYTPDYYGYEDYYDYYGYDYNNYRGGGYDDPYYGYDEFQAPARGRGGSSRGARGGASPGRGRGGEAGPPRGRAGFSQRGGLGPGPVRGCRGARGSVQPRGRGGVRGARGVRGANVGGAKRKADGYNQPDSKRRQTNNHNWGSQPIAQQPLQGGDHSNYSGYKSDNQEFYQDSFGQQWK, encoded by the exons ATGGCCTCTGATCACGTCAACGGGAACGGAACAGAGGAACCGATGGAGACGGCGGCGGCAACAGCAACAGCCTCGCGCTCAGAACATTTCCAGGCCTTGTTGGAAGCTGACTTGCCTCAGAAAGTGGCCGAGAAGCTCGATGAGCTCTACATTGCAG GTCTGGTCGCACACAGCGACCTGGACGAAAGAGCCATCGAGGCTCTCAAGGAGTTCAATGAGGAAGGAGCCCTGCAGGTTCTGCTCCAGTTTAAAGAGAGCGACCTGTCCCACGTTCAG AACAAAAGTGCCTACCTGTGCGGAGTGATGAAGACGTACAGGCAGCGCGAGAAACAAGGGGCCAAGGTCGCCGATGCTACCAAAGGACCCGATGAGGCCAAAATCAAAGAACTCTTGGACAGAACCTTATACACTCTCGATGTGACAACGGGCCAGCGCAAGTATGGCGGACCTCCGCCCGAGTCTGTGTACACGGGGGTTCAACCCACCGTGGGAACAGAG ATATTTGTGGGCAAGATCCCCCGAGACCTATTTGAAGATGAGCTGGTTCCTCGCTTTGAGAAGGCGGGGCCCATCTGGGACCTTCGGCTCATGATGGACCCTCTGAGCGGCCTGAACCGAGGCTACGCTTTTGTGACATTCTGCACCAAGGAGGCCGCACAGGAGGCTGTCAAGCTG TGCAACAATTGCGAGATCCGCCCCGGCAAGCACATCGGCGTGTGCATCTCGGTGGCCAACAACCGCCTGTTTGTGGGCTCCATCCCCAAAAGCAAAACCAAGGAGCAGATCGAGGAAGAGTTCTCCAAGGTCACAG AGGGCCTCAGCGACGTCATCCTGTACCATCAGGCCGACGACAAGAAGAAGAATCGAGGTTTCTGCTTCTTGGAGTACGAAGACCACAAAACGGCCGCTCAGGCCAGGCGCCGCCTGATGAGCGGAAAGGTGAAGGTTTGGAACAACGTGGTGACGGTGGAGTGGGCCGACCCCATCGAGGACCCGGACCCCGAAGTCATGGCTAAG GTGAAAGTGTTGTTTGTGCGCAATCTGGCTAACAGCGTCACCGAGGAGATCCTGGAGACGAGCTTCAGTCAATTTGGAAAAGTAGATCGAGTGAAAAAGCTCAAAGACTACGCTTTTGTTCACTTTGAAGAGCGCGACGGCGCCGTCAAG GCGCTGGCTGAGATGAACGGCAAGGAGCTGGAAGGAGAGCCCGTCGAAATCGTCTTTGCCAAGCCGCCGGATCAGAAGAGGAAGGAACGCAAAGTTCAGCGGCAAGCGGCCAAGATGCAAAT GTATGACgactattattattactccCCCCCGCAACACATGCCGCCTCCCGGCAGAGGAAGGGGCCGAGGCGGCAGACGTGGTGTCGGCAGCTACATGTACACACCCGACTACTACGGCTACGAGGACTACTACGACTACTATGGCTACGATTACAACAACTACCGCGGCGGCGGTTACGATGACCCCTACTACGGCTACGACGAGTTCCAGGCCCCCGCCCGGGGCCGCGGCGGCAGCAGCAGGGGCGCCAGGGGCGGCGCCTCCCCGGGACGAGGGCGCGGCGGCGAAGCTGGCCCTCCCCGAGGCCGAGCCGGCTTCTCTCAACGCGGCGGGTTGGGACCCGGACCTGTCCGCGGATGCCGCGGCGCCAGAGGCTCCGTGCAGCCGCGAGGGCGAGGAGGGGTACGTGGTGCGCGGGGCGTCCGCGGTGCAAATGTAGGAGGAGCGAAGCGCAAAGCCGACGGGTACAACCAACCCGATTCCAAGCGGCGCCAGACCAATAATCACAACTGGGGCTCCCAGCCCATCGCTCAGCAACCGCTCCAGGGTGGCGACCACTCTAACTATTCCGGCTACAAATCTGACAACCAGGAATTTTATCAGGATTCTTTCGGGCAGCAGTGGAAGTAG
- the psmb6 gene encoding proteasome subunit beta type-6 isoform X6, with the protein MVCRRPLKKHGSVPNGQGTPVGVSPRRLKLTSWVRLNTSWSWITSGPRLKSYERRWRHFAAVAFFMRKEASRSKMAAASTAMRRFEQNFYPQTQQIPDWTGKEVSTGTTIMAVEYDGGVVIGADSRTTTGAYIANRVTDKLTPIHDRIFCCRSGSAADTQAIADVVTYQLGFHSIELNEPPLVETAANLFRASCYRYREDLTAGIIVAGWDRRKGGQVYCVPIGGMLVRQPVSVGGSGSSYIYGFMDSNYKVGLNKEQCLELTTAALSLAMERDGSSGGVIRMATISEEGVDRRVILGNQLPKFSTH; encoded by the exons ATGGTCTGCAGACGCCCACTGAAGAAACATGGCAGCGTTCCAAATG GTCAAGGAACCCCTGTTGGAGTCTCACCTCGGCGGCTGAAGCTGACTTCCTGGGTGCGACTGAACACGTCCTGGTCTTGGATCACGTCCGGCCCGCGGTTGAAAAGCTATGAAAGAAGATGGAGACATTTT GCAGCCGTTGCTTTCTTCATGAGGAAGGAAGCGAGTAGGAGCAAGATGGCGGCAGCATCAACAGCTATGCGGCGTTTCGAGCAAAATTTTTACCCACAAACTCAACAAATTCCAGACTGGACTGGCAAAGAAGTCAGCACCGGG ACCACCATCATGGCGGTGGAGTACGACGGCGGTGTGGTCATCGGCGCCGACTCCCGTACCACCACTGG AGCGTACATTGCCAACAGAGTGACGGACAAACTGACGCCCATCCACGATCGCATCTTCTGCTGCAG ATCTGGATCAGCTGCCGACACTCAGGCCATTGCTGACGTGGTCACCTATCAGCTCGGGTTTCACAG CATCGAGCTGAACGAGCCCCCGTTGGTGGAGACGGCCGCCAATCTGTTCCGAGCCAGCTGCTACCGCTACAGAGAGGATCTGACCGCCGGCATCATCGTGGCCGGCTGGGACCGCCGGAAGGGCGGGCAG GTGTACTGCGTTCCGATCGGCGGCATGCTGGTGAGGCAGCCGGTGTCGGTCGGCGGCAGCGGCAGCTCCTACATTTACGGCTTCATGGACTCCAACTACAAGGTGGGACTCAACAAAGAGCAATGTTTGGAGCTGACGACCGCAG CGTTGTCGCTGGCCATGGAGCGCGACGGCTCCAGCGGCGGCGTCATCCGGATGGCCACCATTTCCGAGGAGGGCGTGGACAGACGCGTCATCCTGGGGAACCAGCTGCCCAAGTTCTCCACACACTGA
- the psmb6 gene encoding proteasome subunit beta type-6 isoform X7: MPEIKVSKAAVAFFMRKEASRSKMAAASTAMRRFEQNFYPQTQQIPDWTGKEVSTGTTIMAVEYDGGVVIGADSRTTTGAYIANRVTDKLTPIHDRIFCCRSGSAADTQAIADVVTYQLGFHSIELNEPPLVETAANLFRASCYRYREDLTAGIIVAGWDRRKGGQVYCVPIGGMLVRQPVSVGGSGSSYIYGFMDSNYKVGLNKEQCLELTTAALSLAMERDGSSGGVIRMATISEEGVDRRVILGNQLPKFSTH, encoded by the exons ATGCCTGAAATAAAAGTGTCAAAA GCAGCCGTTGCTTTCTTCATGAGGAAGGAAGCGAGTAGGAGCAAGATGGCGGCAGCATCAACAGCTATGCGGCGTTTCGAGCAAAATTTTTACCCACAAACTCAACAAATTCCAGACTGGACTGGCAAAGAAGTCAGCACCGGG ACCACCATCATGGCGGTGGAGTACGACGGCGGTGTGGTCATCGGCGCCGACTCCCGTACCACCACTGG AGCGTACATTGCCAACAGAGTGACGGACAAACTGACGCCCATCCACGATCGCATCTTCTGCTGCAG ATCTGGATCAGCTGCCGACACTCAGGCCATTGCTGACGTGGTCACCTATCAGCTCGGGTTTCACAG CATCGAGCTGAACGAGCCCCCGTTGGTGGAGACGGCCGCCAATCTGTTCCGAGCCAGCTGCTACCGCTACAGAGAGGATCTGACCGCCGGCATCATCGTGGCCGGCTGGGACCGCCGGAAGGGCGGGCAG GTGTACTGCGTTCCGATCGGCGGCATGCTGGTGAGGCAGCCGGTGTCGGTCGGCGGCAGCGGCAGCTCCTACATTTACGGCTTCATGGACTCCAACTACAAGGTGGGACTCAACAAAGAGCAATGTTTGGAGCTGACGACCGCAG CGTTGTCGCTGGCCATGGAGCGCGACGGCTCCAGCGGCGGCGTCATCCGGATGGCCACCATTTCCGAGGAGGGCGTGGACAGACGCGTCATCCTGGGGAACCAGCTGCCCAAGTTCTCCACACACTGA
- the psmb6 gene encoding proteasome subunit beta type-6 isoform X8: protein MRKEASRSKMAAASTAMRRFEQNFYPQTQQIPDWTGKEVSTGTTIMAVEYDGGVVIGADSRTTTGAYIANRVTDKLTPIHDRIFCCRSGSAADTQAIADVVTYQLGFHSIELNEPPLVETAANLFRASCYRYREDLTAGIIVAGWDRRKGGQVYCVPIGGMLVRQPVSVGGSGSSYIYGFMDSNYKVGLNKEQCLELTTAALSLAMERDGSSGGVIRMATISEEGVDRRVILGNQLPKFSTH from the exons ATGAGGAAGGAAGCGAGTAGGAGCAAGATGGCGGCAGCATCAACAGCTATGCGGCGTTTCGAGCAAAATTTTTACCCACAAACTCAACAAATTCCAGACTGGACTGGCAAAGAAGTCAGCACCGGG ACCACCATCATGGCGGTGGAGTACGACGGCGGTGTGGTCATCGGCGCCGACTCCCGTACCACCACTGG AGCGTACATTGCCAACAGAGTGACGGACAAACTGACGCCCATCCACGATCGCATCTTCTGCTGCAG ATCTGGATCAGCTGCCGACACTCAGGCCATTGCTGACGTGGTCACCTATCAGCTCGGGTTTCACAG CATCGAGCTGAACGAGCCCCCGTTGGTGGAGACGGCCGCCAATCTGTTCCGAGCCAGCTGCTACCGCTACAGAGAGGATCTGACCGCCGGCATCATCGTGGCCGGCTGGGACCGCCGGAAGGGCGGGCAG GTGTACTGCGTTCCGATCGGCGGCATGCTGGTGAGGCAGCCGGTGTCGGTCGGCGGCAGCGGCAGCTCCTACATTTACGGCTTCATGGACTCCAACTACAAGGTGGGACTCAACAAAGAGCAATGTTTGGAGCTGACGACCGCAG CGTTGTCGCTGGCCATGGAGCGCGACGGCTCCAGCGGCGGCGTCATCCGGATGGCCACCATTTCCGAGGAGGGCGTGGACAGACGCGTCATCCTGGGGAACCAGCTGCCCAAGTTCTCCACACACTGA